One window of Vicia villosa cultivar HV-30 ecotype Madison, WI unplaced genomic scaffold, Vvil1.0 ctg.000794F_1_1, whole genome shotgun sequence genomic DNA carries:
- the LOC131631237 gene encoding uncharacterized protein LOC131631237, whose product METSVPVPKLAPPPKPPQEGSARSNKADDGRGKKNIRASNLLQNSCEGGISYRNIVTGEHGGVEGEEDEEEIEMLDQEELEGTNGDREGITVKQGKRGGYDCPRIILSKMEEKRIQRPWRRGVIVKLLGRKIGYKALENRLQQMWVRKGIIRIIDLGHDYYLVCFTHEEDKNAAMADGPWFIYDHYLTVKEWTPDFHPENDSIVNVAVWIRISGLPVEYYDLKVLQVIGNLVGRTVKVDKNTLQSERGKYARICVEVDISKPLLAMFELKDKSYRVEFEGLHLLCILCGKFGHYKEGCSLMKNGKGPTLSVNEQSHGVGTTSNGKKVVTDVKGQEDDPWQVVQKQRRIRKMPESKKKVPATGSWLAKAGSRFQALGTDMGETSGVVKESNNGRELNKENMDGIKIMTKIILRYLWRRQGIMMLLLAQSKGMIRQ is encoded by the coding sequence ATGGAGACATCGGTTCCGGTGCCAAAACTGGCACCACCACCAAAACCCCCTCAGGAGGGGAGTGCAAGAAGTAACAAAGCGGATGATGGTAGGGGAAAGAAAAATATCAGGGCAAGCAATCTTCTCCAGAATTCATGTGAAGGCGGTATTTCGTATAGGAACATTGTCACAGGTGAACATGGAGGGGTGgagggtgaagaagatgaagaggagATAGAGATGCTGGATCAGGAGGAATTGGAGGGTACCAATGGTGATCGTGAAGGAATTACGGTTAAACAAGGTAAGAGAGGAGGATATGATTGCCCACGGATCATATTATCCAAAATGGAGGAAAAAAGAATACAAAGGCCATGGCGGAGGGGGGTGATTGTGAAGCTTTTGGGAAGGAAGATTGGTTACAAGGCCCTGGAAAACAGATTGCAACAGATGTGGGTGAGGAAAGGGATCATACGCATCATTGATTTAGGGCATGATTATTATCTGGTGTGCTTTACACATGAAGAGGACAAGAATGCAGCTATGGCAGATGGACCATGGTTCATATATGATCATTACTTGACAGTTAAGGAGTGGACTCCAGATTTTCATCCTGAAAATGATTCCATTGTGAATGTTGCGGTGTGGATCAGAATTTCAGGCCTACCAGTTGAGTATTACGATCTGAAGGTTTTGCAAGTGATTGGAAATTTGGTTGGTCGAACAGTAAAAGTAGACAAGAATACGCTACAAAGTGAAAGAGGTAAGTATGCAAGGATATGTGTTGAAGTTGATATCTCGAAACCGCTTCTTGCAATGTTTGAGTTGAAAGATAAGAGTTATAGGGTTGAATTCGAGGGACTGCATCTACTATGTATTTTGTGTGGAAAATTTGGTCACTATAAGGAGGGGTGCTCCTTGATGAAAAATGGGAAGGGTCCGACCTTGAGTGTCAATGAACAAAGTCATGGTGTAGGCACAACCTCAAATGGGAAGAAAGTAGTAACAGATGTGAAGGGACAAGAAGATGACCCTTGGCAGGTAGTGCAAAAGCAACGAAGAATTCGAAAGATGCCGGAGTCCAAAAAGAAAGTTCCGGCGACGGGATCTTGGCTGGCCAAGGCGGGATCACGGTTTCAGGCGCTAGGGACAGACATGGGAGAAACTAGTGGAGTTGTTAAGGAAAGTAATAATGGGAGGGAGCTGAATAAGGAAAATATGGATGGTATTAAAATAATGACAAAAATAATATTGAGGTATTTATGGAGACGGCAAGGAATAATGATGCTATTATTAGCACAGTCAAAGGGCATGATAAGGCAATGA
- the LOC131631252 gene encoding CASP-like protein 4C2 → MRSPDPLRNGVDNNRSPSAPRFHSTVAEHKLRRFNSLILVFRLTSFSFSLASSIFMLTTSRTSDSPHWHHYDTFRFVVAANAIVAIYSLFEMCASVWEISRGATLFPEVLQVWFDFGHDQVFAYLLLSASAAGTAMARTLKDMDTCTVSNSFCVQTDIAISLGYAAFLFLGFTSLLSGFRLVCFIINGSRFHL, encoded by the exons ATGCGTTCCCCTGATCCACTCCGCAACGGCGTCGACAACAACCGTTCACCGTCAGCTCCTCGTTTCCACTCCACCGTCGCCGAACACAAACTCCGCCGCTTCAATTCACTCATCCTCGTTTTCCGTCTCACTTCCTTTTCGTTCTCACTCGCTTCCTCCATCTTCATGCTCACCACTTCTCGCACCTCCGATTCTCCTCACTGGCACCACTACGACACCTTCAG ATTCGTTGTTGCTGCTAATGCGATTGTAGCTATATATTCTCTATTCGAAATGTGCGCTTCCGTTTGGGAAATTTCAAGAGGCGCAACGCTTTTCCCTGAAGTTTTGCaagtttggtttgattttggcCATGACCAG GTGTTCGCATACCTTCTATTATCGGCGAGTGCGGCGGGGACGGCGATGGCGAGGACGCTTAAGGATATGGACACGTGTACGGTGAGCAATTCGTTCTGCGTGCAAACGGATATAGCGATATCGTTAGGATACGCGGCGTTTCTGTTTCTAGGGTTTACTTCGCTGTTATCTGGATTCCGTCTCGTTTGTTTCATAATCAACGGTTCTCGTTTTCATCTCTGA